The following coding sequences are from one Chaetodon trifascialis isolate fChaTrf1 chromosome 24, fChaTrf1.hap1, whole genome shotgun sequence window:
- the LOC139327982 gene encoding zinc finger protein ZFP2-like: MSKVQTLRAFVEQRLTAAAEEIMELFGRTIAEYEEELCGQRKLLDAVFQPEVRLHRADVQLLSASPEEDPPEQQDWSPSLDQEDPAELPHIKEEQEELWSSQEGEQLPGPEEADITKSTVPPVPVKTEEEDEEKPQSSQLHQRHAEDMETEAGGEDCGGLEPPRSSDPDRHLEADSEDETSQSSDPETDDSCDWEETRGPQSGLKPLQNNEVPGSDVKCNTGQTSVSSSECASSFDHSGVQTGEKPFSCSVCGRTYPRKNSLMTHMRLHSEGKRFSCSVCEKTFQWRANFMRHMRVHTGEKPFSCSVCGKGFTQKDHQKQHMRIHTDVQLLSASPEEDPPEQQDWSPRLDQEDPAELPHIKEEQEELWSSQEGEQLPGPEEADITKSTVPPVPVKSEEEDEEKPQSSQLHQRHAEDMETEAGGEDCGGPEAARSSDPDRPETDDSCDWEETRGPQSGLKPLQNKEVPGSDVKCNTGQTSVSSSECASSFDHGGAQTGEKPFSCSVCNKTFQRREHMEMHMRIHTGEKLFGCSVCGRRFTQGSTLTSHFRVHTGEKPFSCSVCHTSFRFATNLSRHMRIHTGEKPFRCSVCGKGFGESGTLKRHLTVHTGEKPFSCSVCEKRFTRQNHVKKHKCAGESRRLL, encoded by the exons atgtctaaagtccaaacgctgagagcttttgtggagcagcgactaactgcggctgctgaagagataatGGAGCTGTTTGGAAGAACGATagcagagtacgaggaggaacttTGTGGACAACGAAAACTACTggacgctgttttccagcctgaagtccgcttacacagagcag ACGTCCAGCTGCTATCGGCGAGTCCAGAAGAGGATccccctgagcagcaggactggagccccagtctggaccaggaggacccagcagagctgccacacattaaagaggaacaggaggaactgtggagcagtcaggagggagagcagcttccAGGGCCGGAGGAGGCCGACATCACCAAGTCCACAGTCCCTCCTGTCCCTGTGAAgactgaagaagaggatgaagagaaacctcagtcctcacagcttcatcagagacaCGCTGAAGACATGGAgacagaagctggtggagaggaCTGTGGAGGACTAGAACCACCCAGGAGCTCAGATCCAGACAGACATTTAGAAGCCGACAGTGAGGACGAGACGTCTCAGTCCTCTGACCCTGAGACtgatgacagctgtgactgggaggagaccagAGGACCTCAGTCAGGTTTAAAGCCTCTGCAGAACAATGAAGTACCTGGAAGTGATGTGAAGTGTAACACTGGACAAACATCAGTCAGCTCCTCTGAATGTGCTTCAAGCTTTGACCACAGTGGAGTccaaacaggagagaaaccgTTTAGTTGCTCAGTTTGTGGCAGAACATACCCCCGAAAGAACTCCTTGATGACTCACATGAGACTTCATTCAGAGGGAAAacgtttcagctgctcagtttgtgaGAAAACTTTTCAGTGGAGAGCAAATTTTATGAGGCACATGAGGgttcacacaggagagaaacccttcagttgttcagtttgtggtaaaggattcACTCAAAAGGACcatcaaaaacaacacatgagaatcca CACAGACGTCCAGCTGCTGTCGGCGAGTCCAGAAGAGGATccccctgagcagcaggactggagcccccgtctggaccaggaggacccagcagagctgccacacattaaagaggaacaggaggaactgtggagcagtcaggagggagagcagcttccAGGGCCGGAGGAGGCCGACATCACCAAGTCCACAGTCCCTCctgtccctgtgaagagtgaagaagaggatgaagagaaacctcagtcctcacagcttcatcagagacaCGCTGAAGACATGGAgacagaagctggtggagaggaCTGTGGAGGACCAGAAGCAGCCAGGAGCTCAGATCCAGACAGACCTGAGACtgatgacagctgtgactgggaggagaccagAGGACCTCAGTCAGGTTTAAAGCCTCTGCAGAACAAAGAAGTACCTGGAAGTGATGTGAAGTGTAACACTGGACAAACATCAGTCAGCTCCTCTGAATGTGCTTCAAGCTTTGACCATGGTGGAGCccaaacaggagagaaaccgTTTAGTTGCTCAGTTTGTAACAAAACTTTTCAACGGAGAGAACACATGGAGATGCACATGAGGATCCACACTGGAGAGAAACTCTTCGGTTGTTCTGTCTGTGGTCGAAGATTCACGCAGGGTTCGACTTTGACTTCACACTTCAGGgttcacacaggagagaaaccatTCAGCTGCTCCGTCTGTCACACAAGTTTCCGCTTTGCTACGAATTTGTCCAGACACATGAGAATCCACACGGGGGAGAAACCGTTCCGTTgttcagtttgtggtaaaggatttggAGAAAGTGGAACTCTGAAACGACACCTGACCGTCCACACGGGGGAGAAACCGTTCAGCTGCAGCGTTTGTGAGAAAAGATTCACTCGACAGAatcatgtcaaaaaacacaagtgTGCTGGTGAGAGCAGACGGTTACTATGA
- the LOC139327951 gene encoding frizzled-7-A-like, whose translation MAAGRSWPSLWILVCALDAALRFQPAAAQQDKGISVPEHGFCQPISIPLCTDIAYNQTIMPNLLGHTNQEDAGLEVHQFYPLVKVQCSMDLKFFLCSMYAPVCTVLEQAIPPCRSLCERARQGCEALMNKFGFQWPERLRCENFPVHGGGEICVGQNTTDTDGPTSKPTPILPELATLPLHTSQSFSCPLQLQVPPYLNYHFLGSKDCGAPCEVDKPNGLMYFREEELKFGRLWVGIWSILCCGSTLFTVLTYLVDMRRFRYPERPIIFLSGCYFMVAVAYAAGFLLEDQVVCIDKFNVDGYKMVAQGTKKEGCTILFMILYFFGMASSIWWVILSLTWFLSAGMKWGHEAIEANSQYFHLAAWAVPAVKTITILALGQVDGDLLTGVCYVGIYSVDALRGFVLAPLFVYLFIGTSFLLAGFVSLFRIRTIMKHDGTKTEKLEKLMVRIGVFSVLYTVPATVVIACHFYEQAFRPQWERTWHMQTCKRFAVPCPVGSFAPLTPDFTVFMIKYLMTMIVGITSGFWIWSGKTLQSWRRFYKRLSNGNQGETTV comes from the coding sequence ATGGCGGCAGGCAGGAGCTGGCCGTCGCTTTGGATCTTGGTCTGCGCGCTGGACGCTGCGCTCCGCTTCCAGCCGGCAGCCGCACAGCAGGACAAGGGCATTTCCGTCCCGGAGCACGGCTTCTGCCAGCCCATCTCCATCCCCCTCTGCACTGACATCGCCTACAACCAGACCATCATGCCCAACCTGCTGGGTCACACCAACCAGGAGGACGCCGGGCTGGAGGTGCACCAGTTCTACCCGCTGGTTAAAGTCCAGTGCTCCATGGACCTGAAGTTCTTCCTGTGCTCCATGTATGCGCCGGTCTGTACGGTTCTGGAGCAGGCCATACCACCGTGCAGGTCTCTGTGTGAACGGGCCCGGCAGGGCTGTGAGGCGCTCATGAATAAATTTGGCTTCCAGTGGCCAGAGAGGCTTCGCTGTGAGAACTTCCCGGTCCACGGTGGAGGGGAGATCTGCGTGGGTCAGAACACGACTGACACAGACGGCCCCACGTCCAAACCGACCCCCATCCTCCCTGAGCTGGCAACCCTGCCGCTGCACACCAGCCAGTCCTTCTCCTGCCCCCTGCAGCTCCAGGTGCCCCCCTACCTCAACTACCACTTCCTGGGGTCGAAGGACTGCGGCGCCCCCTGTGAGGTCGACAAACCTAATGGACTGATGTACTTCCGTGAGGAGGAGTTAAAGTTTGGCCGGCTCTGGGTCGGGATCTGGTCGATCCTTTGCTGCGGGAGCACTCTCTTCACCGTGCTCACCTATCTGGTGGACATGAGGCGGTTTCGATACCCAGAGAGGCCGATCATCTTCTTGTCCGGGTGCTACTTCATGGTGGCTGTGGCGTACGCCGCCGGCTTCCTGTTGGAGGACCAGGTGGTGTGCATAGATAAGTTCAATGTGGACGGCTACAAGATGGTGGCCCAGGGCACCAAAAAAGAAGGCTGCACCATTCTTTTCATGATCCTCTACTTCTTCGGCATGGCCAGCTCCATCTGGTGGGTGATCCTGTCCCTCACCTGGTTTCTGTCAGCCGGGATGAAGTGGGGCCACGAGGCCATCGAGGCCAACTCTCAGTACTTCCACCTGGCAGCCTGGGCGGTGCCGGCAGTTAAAACCATCACCATCCTGGCTCTGGGGCAGGTGGACGGTGACCTGCTCACCGGCGTCTGCTACGTGGGAATCTACAGCGTGGACGCCCTCCGAGGCTTCGTCCTGGCTCCGCTGTTCGTCTACCTCTTCATCGGCACTTCCTTCCTGCTGGCCGGCTTTGTGTCGCTCTTCCGCATTCGCACCATCATGAAGCACGACGGCACCAAGACGGAGAAGCTGGAGAAGCTCATGGTGCGGATTGGCGTGTTCAGCGTGCTGTACACCGTGCCGGCCACCGTCGTCATCGCCTGCCACTTCTACGAGCAGGCGTTCCGGCCACAGTGGGAGAGGACGTGGCACATGCAGACGTGCAAGCGCTTCGCCGTGCCGTGCCCGGTGGGCAGCTTCGCGCCACTGACGCCGGACTTCACAGTGTTCATGATCAAGTACCTGATGACCATGATCGTTGGGATCACATCTGGCTTCTGGATCTGGTCTGGAAAGACGCTGCAGTCATGGCGCAGGTTTTATAAGAGACTGAGCAATGGCAACCAGGGAGAGACGACGGTGTAG
- the cdk15 gene encoding cyclin-dependent kinase 15: MEDLRRWVREAGWWVRRCCCREEEEDEEEKGRREEEDEEEVKMEELSLRKSRSSTSLPPAELDLDRSIMSPSGSQPQWFHTLQSRRLRVQRGRSNSDPLRGNSWQDHFAWKPGLQFGAAHSYVSLEKLGEGAYASVYKGISRINGQLVALKVIRTKTEEGIPFTAIREASLLKGLKHANIVVLHDIIHTRESLTFVFEYVQTDLAQYMSQHPGGLHSHNVRIFMFQLLRALSYIHSRRILHRDLKPQNLLISYLGELKMADFGLARAKSIPSQTFSSEVVTLWYRPPDVLLGSTDYSTALDIWGAGCVFIEMLQGAPAFPGDADVFEQLQKIWTVLGVPSEDSWPGVSQLPNFKAELFVHCEPKQFRTVWKRLNQLPYKTEDLVQRMLKGVPTDRISAQESLQHPYFSTLPPPIMHLRDTVSIFKVPGVCLETEVRDIFNPGRKTKTSLLPTTKYW; the protein is encoded by the exons ATGGAAGACCTGCGCCGGTGGGTGAGGGAGGCCGGGTGGTGGGTGAGGAGGTGTTGCTGtcgtgaggaagaggaggatgaagaagagaaagggaggagggaggaagaagatgaggaggaggtgaagatggAGGAGCTCAGCTTGAGAAAGAGCAGGAGTTCGACTTCCCTCCCGCCTGCTGAG ctGGATCTGGACCGGTCCATCATGTCCCCCTCTGGGTCCCAGCCTCAATGGTTCCACACACTGCAGTCCCGACGGCTCCGAGTGCAGCGAGGACGCAGCAACAGCGACCcactgagaggaaacagctggCAGGACCACTTCGCCTGG AAACCAGGTCTTCAGTTTGGAGCAGCTCACTCGTACGTGAGTCTGGAGAAACTGGGCGAAGGAGCGTACGCCTCGGTCTACAAAGGAATCAGCAG GATAAACGGGCAGCTGGTGGCTTTGAAGGTCATTCGTACGAAGACGGAGGAGGGCATCCCGTTCACCGCCATCCGGGAAG cctctctgctcaAAGGCCTGAAACACGCCAACATCGTCGTCCTCCATGACATCATCCACACCAGAGAGTCTCTGACCTTCGTCTTTGAATACGTG CAAACGGACCTGGCCCAGTACATGAGCCAACACCCCGGAGGACTGCACTCACATAACGTCCGG ATCTTCATGTTCCAGCTGCTGCGAGCTCTCTCCTACATCCACAGCCGGAGGATCctccacagagacctgaagccTCAGAACCTGCTCATCAGCTACCTGGGAGAACTCAAGATGGCCGACTTCG GTCTGGCTCGGGCCAAGTCCATCCCCAGTCAGACCTTCTCCTCCGAGGTGGTGACGCTGTGGTACCGACCCCCCGACGTCCTGCTGGGATCAACAGACTACTCCACGGCCCTGGACATCTG GGGCGCCGGGTGTGTCTTCATCGAGATGCTGCAGGGGGCGCCGGCCTTCCCCGGAGACGCCGACGTGTTTGAACAACTGCAGAAGATCTGGACG GTCCTGGGCGTCCCCTCTGAGGACAGCTGGCCTGGAGTCAGCCAGCTGCCCAACTTTAAAGCAG AGTTGTTTGTTCACTGCGAGCCGAAGCAGTTCAGGACCGTTTGGAAAAg GTTGAACCAGCTGCCATATAAGACAGAGGACCTGGTCCAGAGGATGCTGAAGGGGGTCCCCACAGACCGGATCTCTGCACAAGAATCCCTGCAACACCCGTACTTCAGCACACTGCCTCCTCCCATAATGCACCTCAGAGACA CTGTGTCCATTTTCAAAGTGCCTGGCGTTTGTCTGGAGACAGAGGTCAGAGACATCTTCAACCCCGGACGGAAAACCAAAACCTCCCTGCTGCCCACCACCAAGTACTGGTGA
- the LOC139327941 gene encoding NLR family CARD domain-containing protein 3-like has product MQAGLLIHGGISSTSDTLIVHQESSEVPSGQSAQQHQTHLDSIFLLLEENIVSFVRNELKKIKTVLSSDDPECLESQGEDEDEDAEQRRSSREAFVKITLHFLRRMKEEELAECLQSRNPAPGYQGKLKSHLREKFQCVFDVIAKAGNRTHLNQIYTELYITEGGTGQVNDEHEVRQIETASRKPHGPETTIRHEDIFKASPGRDEPIRTVMTKGVAGIGKTVLTQKFTLDWAEDKAHYDIQLTFPLTFRELNVLREKKFSLVELVHHFFPETKEAGICRFEEFQIVFIFDGLDECRLPLDFRNNEILTDATKSTSVDVLLTNLIRRNLLPSARLWITTRPATAHQIPPGCVDRVTEIRGFTDEQKEEYFRKRFRDKKQASRIISHIKTSRSLHIMCHIPVFCWITATVLEDLLKTREEGELPKTLTQMYIHFLVVQAKLKNIKYDGGAESDPHWTSKNKEMIESLGKLAFEELQRGKLIFYESDLTECGVDVGAASLYSGVFTQIFKEERGLYQDRVFCFVHLSIQEFLAALHVHLTFINSGVNLLSEQQTTYRESAETHLHQSAVDKALQSPNGHLDLFLRFLLGLSLQTNQSLLRGLLTQTGSGSETNQVTVKYIERKIEETPSTEKSINLFHCLNELNDRSLVNQIQQSLNSGKLSAEKLSPGQWSALVFILLSSEKDLDAFDLKKFSASEETLLRLLPVVKASNKALLSGCNLSERSCEALSSVLRSQSSSLRELDLGNNNVQDSGVKLLSAGLASPHCALETLRLSGCLITEEGCASLALALRSNPSHLRELDLSYNHPGDSGVKLLSAGLDEPHWRLDTLRVKPAGVQWLGSGLRKYSCEFTIDTNTVHRRIKLSDNNRKVTYGAEDQSYPDHPDRFDRWPQLLSTTGLTGRCYWEVEWKGEVFISVSYKGIKRKGDSEDCEFGGSDQSWSLNCFDGGRYTAWHNNNGTSMTSISTSSSSSSSSSVSNRVAVYVDWPAGTLSFYRIFSDTLIHLHTFNTTFTEPLHPGFGFEFWSSSGSSVTLCSL; this is encoded by the exons atgcaGGCTGGACTGTTGATTCACGGTGGGATCAGCAGTACGAGCGACACTTTAAT agtccaccaggagagctcagaggttcccagtggtcagtctgcccagcagcatcagactcaCCTGGACTCCATATTTCTG ctgctggaggagaacattgtctcttttgtgaggaacgagctgaagaagatcaaGACGGTTCTGAGTTCAGATGACCCAGAATGCTTAGAGAGtcagggggaggatgaggatgaggatgcagagcagaggaggagcagcagagaggcatttGTGAAGatcacgctgcacttcctgaggaggatgaaggaggaggagctggctgagtgtctgcagagca GAAATCCCGCTCCAGGTTATCAAGGCAAACTTAAATCTCACCTAAGGGAGaagttccagtgtgtgtttgatgtgatcGCTAAAGCAGGAAACCGGACTCATCTGAATCAGATCTACACAGAGCTCTacatcacagagggagggactggacaggtcaatgatgaacatgaggtcagacagattgAAACAGCATCCAGGAAACCACACGGACCAGAAACCACAATCAGACATGAAGACATCTTTAAAGCCTCACCTGGACGAgatgaaccaatcagaacagtgatgacaaagggAGTGGCTGGCATTGGGAAGACGGTCTTAACACAgaagttcactctggactgggctGAAGACAAAGCCCACTATGACATACAGTTAACGTTCCCATTgactttcagagagctgaatgtgctgagagagaaaaagttcagcttggtggaacttgttcatcacttctttcctgaaaccaaagaagcaggaatctgcaggtttgaagagTTCCAGATTGTGTTCATCTTTGACGGTCTGGATGAGTGTCGACTTCCTCTGGACTTCCGCAACAATGAAATCCTGACTGATGCTACAaagtccacctcagtggatgtgctgctgacaaacctcatcaggAGGAACCTGCTTCCTTCTGCTCGCCTCTGGATAACCACACGACCTGCAACAGCCCATCAGATCCCTCCTGGGTGTGTTGACAGGGTGACAGAGATCAGAGGCttcactgatgaacagaaggaggagtacttcaGGAAGAGGTTCAGAGACAAGAAGCAGGCCAGCAGAATCATCTCCCACATCAAGACATCACgaagcctccacatcatgtgccacatcccggtcttctgctggatcactgctacAGTTCTGGAGGATTTGTtgaagaccagagaggaaggagagttGCCCAAGACCCTGACTCAGATgtacatccacttcctggtggTTCAAGCCAAACTGAAGAACATCAAGTATGATGGAGGAGCCGAGTCAGATCCTCACTGGACTTCAAAGAACAAGGAGATGATTGAgtctctgggaaaactggcttttgaAGAGCTGCAAAGAGGAAAACTGATCTTCTATGaatcagacctgacagagtgtGGCGTTGATGTTGGAGCAGCCTCACTGTACtcaggagtgttcacacagatcttcaaagaggagagaggactgtacCAGGACAGGGTGTTCTGCTTCGTCCATCTGAGCAttcaggagtttctggctgctcttcatgtccatCTGACCTTCATCAACTCTGGAGTCAATCTGCTGTCAGAACAACAAACTACCTACCGTgaatctgcagagacacacttgCACCAGAGTGCAGTGGACAAGGCCTTACAGAGTCCAAATGGACACCTGGACTTGTTCCTCCGATTCCTCCTGGGTCTTTCACTGCAGACCAATCAGAGTCTCCTACGAGGCttgctgacacagacaggaagtggctcagaAACCAATCAGGTAACAGTCAAGTACATCGAGAGGAAGATTGAAGAGACTCCCTctacagagaaaagcatcaatctgttccactgtctgaatgaactgaatgatcGTTCTCTAGTAAATCAGATCCAACAGTCCTTGAATTCAGGAAAACTCTCTGCAGAAAAACTGTCTCCTGGTCAGTGGtcagctctggtcttcatcTTACTGTCATCAGAAAAAGATCTGGATGCCTTTGACCTGAAGAAATTCTCTGCTTCAGAGGAGACtcttctgaggctgctgccagtggtCAAAGCCTCCAACAAAGCTCT actgagtggctgtaacctctcagagagaagctgtgaagctctgtcctcagtcctcagatcccagtcctccagtctgagagagctggacctcgGTAACAACAAcgtgcaggattcaggagtgaagctgctgtctgctggactggcgagtccacactgtgcactggaaaCTCTCAG gctgtcaggctgtctgatcacagaggaaggctgtgcttCTCTAGCCTTAGCACTGAgatccaacccctcccatctgagagagctggacctgagctacaatcatccaggagactcaggagtgaagctgctgtctgctggactggatgaGCCACACTGGAGACTGGACACTCTCAG GGTGAAGCCTGCTGGAGTCCAGTGGTTGGGATCTGGTCTGAGGAAGT attcCTGTGAATTCACAAtcgacacaaacacagtacacagaaggatcaaactgtctgacaacaacaggaagGTGACGTATGGGGCAGAGGATCAGTCATACCCTGATCATCCAGACAGGTTTGACCGCTGGCCTCAGCTGCTGTCTACGACTGGTCTGACTGGTCGCTGTTACTGGGAGGTCGAGTGGAAAGGAGAGGTTTTTATATCAGTGAGTTACAAAGGAATcaaaaggaaaggagacagtGAAGACTGCGAGTTTGGAGGGAGTGATCAGTCCTGGAGTCTCAACTGCTTTGATGGAGGCCGTTACACTGCCTGGCACAATAACAACGGAACATCCATgacctccatctccacctcctcctcctcctcttcctcctcctctgtctctaaCAGAGTAGCGGTGTATGTCGACTGGCCTGCTGgcactctgtccttctacagaATCTTCTCTGACACACtgatccacctccacaccttcaacacCACATTCACTGAACCTCTTCATCCTGGCTTTGGGTTTGAGTTCTGGTCCAGTTCTGGTtcctctgtgactctgtgttCTCTGTAA